In a genomic window of Thiosocius teredinicola:
- a CDS encoding PEP-CTERM sorting domain-containing protein, translating to MITLLWGADSPRNLFGCKALEGLNQSELYDKKRTNVMKGYSKLVTAAAFFALATSANATILTVFDGIAGGTASFDSAVTSAGGTVVTDVWSSSFSGSTSVDFGDYVVTRNNGGAVNSTTYGDMSGSVINISPDGAFGAPNGTAASGITFTFDSPINSFGFEVGDWATCCFNPVTELFISFDGGAPIMVASATMEADGLFPSQDDPSSDVFEIFVAAFDDTGDFTEIQFWGNGSGEFLYAGGQVKYALLDQGSLPGGNDVPVPAPLALMALGLLGVAVRARRA from the coding sequence GTGATTACCCTCTTATGGGGTGCAGATTCGCCGAGAAATTTATTTGGTTGTAAAGCACTGGAAGGGCTCAACCAGTCAGAACTCTATGATAAGAAGAGGACAAATGTGATGAAAGGATATTCCAAGCTCGTTACGGCGGCAGCCTTTTTTGCGCTTGCAACGTCGGCTAACGCGACCATCTTGACTGTATTCGATGGGATTGCTGGGGGTACGGCTTCGTTCGATTCGGCGGTTACTTCTGCTGGCGGCACCGTCGTAACTGACGTTTGGTCGTCCAGCTTCTCCGGTTCTACCTCTGTTGACTTTGGTGACTACGTTGTTACCCGAAACAACGGTGGCGCCGTCAATTCGACGACCTATGGCGACATGTCCGGTAGCGTTATTAATATCAGCCCGGATGGCGCGTTCGGCGCACCAAATGGTACTGCTGCATCGGGCATCACCTTCACGTTTGACTCGCCGATCAACTCGTTCGGTTTTGAGGTTGGTGACTGGGCAACCTGCTGCTTCAACCCGGTAACCGAACTGTTTATCTCGTTTGATGGCGGCGCACCAATTATGGTGGCATCTGCAACCATGGAAGCCGATGGTCTGTTCCCGTCGCAAGACGACCCAAGCAGCGATGTCTTCGAGATCTTCGTAGCCGCATTCGACGATACCGGTGACTTCACCGAGATTCAGTTCTGGGGCAACGGCTCGGGTGAGTTTCTGTATGCAGGGGGCCAGGTGAAATACGCCCTGCTCGACCAAGGAAGTCTCCCGGGTGGCAACGATGTTCCGGTACCTGCACCCCTGGCACTGATGGCTCTTGGCTTGCTCGGTGTTGCTGTACGTGCTCGCCGCGCGTAA
- a CDS encoding helix-turn-helix domain-containing protein, with protein sequence MADPQDKRFDLDQYIGMKVKRARLDEGLKLVDVARISGISQGMVSKIENAQVSTSLETLSRLCDAIGLPISKLFADFDRPDGGAQFTKAGQGLEVVRRGTEKGHTYHLLNYKRGGTTTFEPFMVTMDDLSEVFPTFSHPGEEFIYVVSGSIVYRHGNHLYEMEAGDSLTFDAEIPHGPERLLEVPIQLLSVINYAKQQ encoded by the coding sequence ATGGCAGATCCGCAGGACAAACGGTTCGATCTCGATCAGTACATCGGCATGAAAGTGAAGCGTGCCCGCCTCGATGAAGGCCTGAAACTGGTCGATGTAGCGCGTATCTCGGGTATCAGTCAGGGCATGGTGAGCAAGATCGAGAATGCCCAGGTTTCGACCAGCCTGGAAACTTTGAGCCGCCTGTGCGACGCGATCGGGCTACCGATCTCGAAGCTGTTTGCCGACTTCGATCGCCCCGATGGCGGTGCGCAGTTCACCAAGGCCGGGCAGGGATTGGAGGTGGTTCGCCGCGGCACCGAGAAGGGTCATACCTACCATCTGTTGAACTACAAGCGCGGCGGTACCACCACGTTCGAGCCGTTCATGGTGACGATGGACGACCTCTCCGAGGTGTTTCCGACCTTCTCTCACCCGGGCGAAGAGTTCATCTACGTGGTGTCGGGCTCTATCGTTTATCGCCACGGCAACCACCTTTATGAGATGGAGGCGGGCGACAGCCTGACCTTCGACGCGGAGATTCCGCATGGGCCCGAGCGCTTGCTCGAGGTGCCGATCCAGCTGTTGTCGGTCATCAACTACGCCAAGCAGCAGTAG
- the glnT gene encoding type III glutamate--ammonia ligase, translating to MSLDIDQFIRENDIKFILAQFVDIHGVAKTKSVPAHCLMDVVESGAGFAGFAVWGLGMEPHGPDFMARGDLDTLSVVPWQPGYARIACDGYVNGEPYPYDSRVVLKRQIQRLSDKGWTLNTGLEPEFSLFKRAADGSLAPVDDSDQLDKPCYDYKGLSRARAFLEKLVDSLQTVGFDVYQIDHEDANGQFEINYTYGDALESADRFTFVRMAAGEIANELGMVCSFMPKPASNRTGNGMHFHLSIADESGKNLFNDDSDKYGMGLSKIAYHFAAGLLHHAKALCAFAASTVNSYKRLVVGGSASGSTWAPAYIAYGDNNRSAMVRVPYGRLEFRLPDSGCNPYLVHAALIAAGLDGIERELDPGEPQNINLYSLSAADRNAKGIDILPQNLNEALDALAADSVLREQMGAEIVDEFLKVKRAEWIDYSRHVSDWELQRYGEFF from the coding sequence ATGTCCTTAGATATCGATCAATTCATTCGCGAGAACGACATCAAGTTCATTCTCGCCCAGTTCGTCGACATCCACGGTGTGGCAAAGACCAAATCGGTGCCGGCGCATTGTCTGATGGACGTCGTCGAAAGTGGTGCCGGTTTCGCCGGTTTTGCTGTGTGGGGTCTGGGCATGGAACCGCACGGTCCCGACTTCATGGCGCGCGGCGATCTCGACACCCTGTCGGTCGTACCCTGGCAACCCGGTTATGCGCGCATCGCCTGTGACGGCTACGTCAACGGCGAGCCCTATCCCTACGACAGCCGCGTGGTTCTCAAGCGTCAGATCCAACGGTTGAGTGACAAGGGCTGGACACTCAACACCGGCCTCGAACCCGAATTCTCACTGTTCAAACGCGCGGCCGACGGCTCGCTTGCACCGGTCGACGATTCCGACCAGCTCGACAAGCCGTGCTACGACTATAAAGGTTTGTCGCGTGCACGCGCCTTTCTCGAGAAGCTGGTCGACAGCTTGCAGACCGTCGGCTTCGACGTCTATCAGATCGACCACGAAGACGCCAACGGCCAGTTCGAGATCAACTACACCTATGGCGATGCGCTCGAATCGGCCGACCGCTTCACCTTCGTGCGCATGGCGGCTGGCGAGATCGCCAACGAACTCGGCATGGTGTGTTCGTTCATGCCCAAGCCGGCATCCAACCGTACCGGCAACGGCATGCATTTCCACTTGTCGATTGCCGACGAGAGCGGCAAGAATCTGTTCAACGACGACAGCGACAAGTACGGCATGGGGCTGTCAAAGATCGCCTATCACTTCGCCGCCGGCCTGTTGCATCACGCCAAAGCCCTGTGCGCCTTCGCTGCTTCAACGGTGAACTCGTACAAGCGCCTGGTCGTCGGTGGTTCGGCCTCCGGCTCGACCTGGGCACCGGCCTATATCGCCTACGGCGACAACAACCGCTCGGCAATGGTGCGCGTGCCTTACGGCCGCCTCGAATTCCGCCTGCCCGATTCCGGTTGCAACCCCTACCTGGTGCACGCCGCATTGATCGCTGCCGGCCTCGATGGCATCGAACGCGAACTCGATCCGGGTGAACCGCAGAATATCAACCTGTACTCGCTCAGCGCGGCAGATCGCAACGCGAAAGGCATCGACATCCTGCCGCAGAACCTCAACGAAGCACTCGATGCGCTGGCCGCCGACAGCGTGCTGCGCGAGCAGATGGGCGCCGAGATCGTTGACGAGTTCCTCAAGGTAAAGCGTGCCGAGTGGATCGATTACAGCCGCCATGTCTCGGATTGGGAACTGCAACGCTACGGCGAGTTTTTCTGA